The Sporichthya brevicatena genome includes the window CCGGGCACGGGCTCCAGGCCCGCGACGGTGTCCACGGCGCTCTCGCGGCGCACCGGCACGGGCACGGCGTCCGCGAGGGCGAGAGCACCGCGCAGGCGTTCGAACCGCTCCACCTGGTCGGGCCAGACGTAGGAGAGCAGACGCAGCCGACCGGCCTCGGTGGCGACGTCCACCGGATCGAGGTCGGTGCCGATCCGCTCGACGATCTCGAGCGGACGGTCCAGGGGCGGGAGCTCGCCCTCCCACGGCTGACGGAGCGTCACTGGCGAGTCGACGGGCCCGATCCCGCGGCCTTCGCCGAGGTCGATGCGGACGAGGTCCGGGCGCAGGTTCAGCCCCGCGGAGGCCCCGATCTCGACCAGCCGCACCGGGAGGTCGACCCGCGCGCGCAGCGCGAGCAACCCGCCGATCAGCAACGCCGAGCGGCCGACCTCGTTCGTCTGCGGCGGCGAGACCAGGCCCGCGCGGACGTCGTCCGGCCGCGACGCCAGGACGTCCCGGAACGCCGCCCACGCCGCGTCGGGCTCGAACGGCGCGACGTCCGCACCGGCGACGCTCGGGTAGAACCGCGCGAGCTCCGGTGCCTCGCCGGCGAGCGCGAACCGGTGCACGGTGCCCACCAGCCGCAGCGCGAGCACGGCGGGGCTGGGGTCACCCGTCCAGTCCGCGCACACCGCCGCGACCGGTCCCCCGGCCGCGAAGTCGTCCGCGGCGAAGGTCAGCAGCGCCTCGTACATCGGCGACCCGATGTCGCCGCACGCCGCGGCCTGTGAGCGGAGGTGCTCCTCGATCGCGGCGTCGTGGCTCACTCGGCGGGCGGCTCGAACTTCGAGGTCCGGGAGAACCCGGCCGCGCGGCCCTTGCCGGCGACGACGAGCGCCATCTTGCGGGACGCCTCGTCGATCATCTCGTCGCCGAGCATGACCGCACCGCGCTTACCGCCGGCCTCGGAGGTGTAGTACTCGTACGCGTCGAGGATGAGCTCGGCGTGGTCGTAGTCCTCCTGCGACGGCGAGAACACCTCGTTCGCCGCCTCGACCTGACCGGGGTGCAGGACCCACTTGCCGTCGAAGCCGAGAGCGGCGGACCGGCCGGCGACGCGGCGGTAGCCGTCGACGTCGTGGATCTGCAGGTACGGACCGTCGATGGCCTGCTTGTCGTGCGCGCGGGCCGCCATGAGGATCCGCATGAGGATGTAGTGGTACGCGTCGCCGACGTCGTAACCGGGGGGCTGCTCACCCACGACGAGCGACTTCATGTTGATCGAGGCCATGAAGTCGGCCGGGCCGAAGATGATCGTCTCGACGCGGGGCGAGGCCGCCGCGATCGCGTCGACGTTGCACAGGCCGAGCGCGTTCTCGATCTGCGCCTCGATGCCGATCCGGCCCACCTCGAAGCCCATCGTCTTCTCGATCTGCGTGAGCAGGGTGTCGAGCGTGACGATCTGCTCGGCGGTCTGGACCTTCGGCAGCATGATGCAGTCGAGGTTCGCACCCGCGCCCTCGACGACCTCGATGACGTCGCGGTAGGTCCACGACGTCGTCAGGTCGTTGACGCGGACGGTGCGGACCTTGTTGCCCCAGTCGCCCTCGTTGAGCGCGGCGACGATGTTCTTGCGCGCCTCGGGCTTCGCGAGCGGCGCGACCGAGTCCTCGATGTCGAGGAAGACCATGTCGGCGGGCAGGCCCTGCGCCTTGCCGAGCATCTTCGGGCTGCTGCCGGGCACCGCCAGGCAGGACCGGCGCGGGCGGAGGTTCGCAGTTTCGGCCATTGGACGCTGCACCTTCTCGAAAACGGGACCGGGGGCGACTGCGGCGCAGCCTAACGGCCGGGCTCGGAGCGGCCCCAATCTCCCCGCAACCATCGATGGGCCCGAACGCCCAGGTCCGGCACGGATTGTGACTCAGTCCACAGGGAGGTTCGGTTGCTGCTCCGCCCGCGCCTGTCCCTCGGCGCGGACGACGACGTAGACGCCCGCGAGCAGCAGCAGACCGGCCGGGAGGGCGGTCCCGGGTGGGGCCTGGTCGAGGAAGACCGCGGCGAGGATCGCGGCCAGCGGCACCTCGAGCAGGATCGCCGTCGAGACCACGGTGGCGCCGACGC containing:
- a CDS encoding CoA ester lyase, whose product is MAETANLRPRRSCLAVPGSSPKMLGKAQGLPADMVFLDIEDSVAPLAKPEARKNIVAALNEGDWGNKVRTVRVNDLTTSWTYRDVIEVVEGAGANLDCIMLPKVQTAEQIVTLDTLLTQIEKTMGFEVGRIGIEAQIENALGLCNVDAIAAASPRVETIIFGPADFMASINMKSLVVGEQPPGYDVGDAYHYILMRILMAARAHDKQAIDGPYLQIHDVDGYRRVAGRSAALGFDGKWVLHPGQVEAANEVFSPSQEDYDHAELILDAYEYYTSEAGGKRGAVMLGDEMIDEASRKMALVVAGKGRAAGFSRTSKFEPPAE
- a CDS encoding DUF2332 domain-containing protein, translated to MSHDAAIEEHLRSQAAACGDIGSPMYEALLTFAADDFAAGGPVAAVCADWTGDPSPAVLALRLVGTVHRFALAGEAPELARFYPSVAGADVAPFEPDAAWAAFRDVLASRPDDVRAGLVSPPQTNEVGRSALLIGGLLALRARVDLPVRLVEIGASAGLNLRPDLVRIDLGEGRGIGPVDSPVTLRQPWEGELPPLDRPLEIVERIGTDLDPVDVATEAGRLRLLSYVWPDQVERFERLRGALALADAVPVPVRRESAVDTVAGLEPVPGAVTVVWHSVMQQYLPAEVRAGLEAAFDALGSRASADAPVARLSFEGRPRTVPPGVEFALTLQSWPADDPDAPASLHLASGHPHGDWVTWHPRPLHWR